The Flavobacterium piscisymbiosum genome includes a region encoding these proteins:
- a CDS encoding glycoside hydrolase family 76 protein has translation MKKLFSTRYNIMLLCVIGLGLLATSCDDDAVPLRDPNTTTGPQFKYTWAQTADSLQLSTYNNYLGSNGTFVENNTGNSTFHYWPNAHVLDVLTDGYLRTGNENYKTKMKALVQGIKVKNGNTYNNVFNDDMLWLANSCLRAYKATNDQEYKDVADFLWERIKLSWSDVFGGGITWKQNTPKEKNAVSNGPAIVLAMRLYEIDNDADDLVWAKKIYAWQKNNLVDPVSGAVWDNIAEVNGVVTTNKDWVFTYNMGTWIGAGLRLYKATNDQTYLDDAVKSGRNVLTNPKLVSEGLLKDEGQGDGGLFKGILVRYFTELIEQPTINSTDKETFAAFIKFNAQSFYKKGILRPAMLSGNNWKVAPAAGGNVDLTTQLSGVMLIEAAAKLDKNGYFD, from the coding sequence ATGAAAAAATTATTTTCAACACGTTATAACATCATGTTACTTTGTGTAATAGGTTTAGGGTTATTGGCTACTTCATGTGATGATGATGCAGTTCCGTTGCGTGATCCTAATACTACAACTGGCCCGCAATTTAAATATACATGGGCACAAACAGCTGATTCTTTACAACTTTCGACCTATAATAATTATCTGGGATCTAACGGAACTTTTGTAGAGAACAATACCGGGAACAGTACATTTCATTACTGGCCAAATGCTCACGTTCTTGATGTTCTTACAGATGGTTATTTAAGAACTGGAAATGAAAACTACAAAACCAAAATGAAAGCATTGGTTCAGGGAATTAAAGTAAAAAACGGAAATACATACAACAATGTTTTTAATGATGATATGCTTTGGCTGGCGAATTCCTGCCTTCGTGCCTATAAAGCTACAAATGATCAGGAATATAAAGATGTTGCCGATTTTTTATGGGAGAGAATAAAACTAAGCTGGAGTGATGTTTTTGGAGGAGGAATCACCTGGAAACAAAATACACCAAAAGAGAAAAATGCGGTATCAAACGGTCCGGCAATAGTTCTTGCCATGAGATTGTACGAAATAGATAATGATGCTGATGATCTTGTTTGGGCTAAGAAAATTTATGCATGGCAAAAAAACAATTTGGTAGATCCGGTTTCAGGAGCGGTTTGGGATAATATAGCAGAAGTAAACGGGGTAGTGACTACCAATAAAGACTGGGTATTTACTTATAATATGGGAACCTGGATTGGTGCCGGTTTAAGATTGTACAAAGCTACAAATGACCAGACGTATCTTGATGATGCGGTAAAATCAGGAAGAAACGTTTTAACCAATCCAAAATTAGTTTCAGAAGGACTTCTTAAAGATGAAGGTCAGGGTGACGGAGGATTATTTAAAGGTATTTTGGTACGTTATTTTACAGAACTAATAGAGCAGCCAACGATCAATTCTACTGATAAAGAAACTTTTGCAGCATTCATAAAATTTAATGCGCAGTCATTTTATAAAAAAGGAATCCTGAGACCTGCAATGCTTTCAGGAAATAACTGGAAAGTAGCTCCTGCAGCTGGAGGAAACGTAGATTTAACCACTCAATTGAGCGGAGTTATGTTAATAGAAGCAGCAGCCAAGCTGGACAAAAATGGTTATTTTGATTAA
- a CDS encoding SusE domain-containing protein: MKNIYSKLLLIVCAIFAASCDNDDTMSHTNVSAVNALYSPANNKFYDLGAQSSAVFEWEGAKAEDNGVVLYDVVFDRADGDFSKPIYVRPSDGNGFQKTLNLSFTELNKIAGLAGIASETIGKLKWTVYSSKGVNVQKSSVSGIIEVQRPGGFPTPDQLFITGTGSETGETVADAQAFKKTGATTFEIYTKLQAGSYKFISRKNGTPEVFYISEAKLKQDGTTTYTGDAKVYKIKVDFSDGSTTMTEIKKIELWFPPLSQYLFEYTYSGKGIWKADNKKITFKTESWGKDERYKFKFTVVNGATSSEEWYGSVNNDNNRPDGNIAASYWYMVPVSNDVWNNSFKFASAIDGANVNAEINFSAAVPAYTHSFTIL, from the coding sequence ATGAAAAATATATATTCAAAATTATTATTAATAGTATGCGCAATCTTTGCTGCAAGTTGCGACAACGACGATACCATGAGCCATACTAATGTAAGTGCTGTTAATGCGCTTTATTCTCCGGCGAATAATAAATTTTATGACCTTGGAGCACAAAGTTCTGCTGTATTTGAATGGGAAGGAGCTAAAGCAGAAGACAATGGGGTGGTATTGTATGATGTGGTTTTTGATCGTGCAGATGGAGATTTCTCTAAACCAATTTATGTAAGACCTTCTGACGGAAACGGATTTCAAAAAACATTAAACCTTTCTTTTACAGAGTTAAATAAAATTGCCGGATTGGCAGGTATTGCATCTGAAACTATCGGAAAATTAAAATGGACCGTTTATTCTTCTAAAGGTGTAAATGTTCAAAAATCAAGTGTTTCAGGTATTATCGAAGTACAAAGACCAGGCGGTTTCCCAACTCCTGACCAATTGTTTATTACAGGAACAGGTTCAGAAACAGGAGAAACAGTTGCAGATGCGCAAGCGTTCAAGAAAACAGGCGCTACGACTTTTGAAATTTATACGAAGTTACAAGCAGGAAGCTATAAATTTATATCAAGAAAAAATGGAACTCCTGAAGTTTTCTACATCAGCGAAGCGAAATTAAAACAAGACGGAACAACAACGTATACAGGAGATGCAAAAGTGTATAAAATTAAAGTTGATTTTAGTGATGGTTCAACCACTATGACAGAAATTAAAAAAATCGAATTATGGTTTCCTCCACTTAGCCAATATTTATTTGAATATACATATTCAGGAAAAGGAATCTGGAAAGCGGACAATAAAAAAATCACTTTCAAAACAGAATCATGGGGTAAAGATGAACGTTACAAATTCAAATTTACAGTTGTAAATGGCGCGACTTCAAGCGAAGAGTGGTATGGTAGTGTCAATAATGATAACAACAGACCAGACGGTAACATTGCAGCATCATACTGGTATATGGTTCCTGTAAGCAATGATGTATGGAATAACAGTTTCAAATTTGCATCTGCAATAGACGGTGCTAATGTAAATGCCGAAATTAATTTTAGTGCAGCTGTACCGGCATATACACACAGTTTTACAATTCTATAA
- a CDS encoding GH92 family glycosyl hydrolase, whose amino-acid sequence MKKNNKIVFSFFALLAFVPINAQSVAVCETKLPVEWVNPLIGTDSDYGISNGNTYPAIAMPWGMNFWTPQTGKMGDGWAYTYKSNRIKGFKQTHQPSPWMNDYGQFSIMPVTGELKFKEEERQSWFSHKAEIVTPYYYSVYLADHNVTTEITPTERAARFRFTFPETDKAYIVIDAFDKGSYVKIIPSERKIIGYTTKNSGGVPLNFKNYFVIIFDKELKLNSTFNGDVLGNALEMQADHAGAVIGFKTKAGEQVNAQVASSFISYEQAERNLKEIGKDNFDELKEKGKETWNKELSRIKVEGGTNDQMGTFYSCLYRSLLFPRKFFEFDKNKKPVHYSPYNGKVLPGYMFVDTGFWDTFRALYPFLNLMYPELNAQMQEGLSNAFNESGWLPEWSSPGLRDIMVGNNSASIVSEAYLKSGKGNKYDIENLYKAVIHGANNAGPLKAVGRAAADSYNTLGYVPHDVVNESAARTLEYAYDDFAIYQLAKALNKPQSEIDLYKKRSLNYKNLFDPKYNLMHPKNSDGKFMEPFDPFQWFNGFTEGNSWHYSWSVFHDIQGLIDLMGGNQSFVSQLDKVFSSPPIFATSNFTGGVIHEMREMQIANMGQYAHGNQPIQHMIYLYNYAAEPWKAQYWVRETMNRMYHATPDGYCGDEDNGQTSAWYVFSALGFYPVTPASDQYVVGAPLFKKVTIELQNGNKVEINAPDNSDQNRYIKEMKWNGKTYSKNWISHAELMNGATLDFDMSTTPDLKRGTGKEDVPYSLTNE is encoded by the coding sequence TTGAAAAAAAATAATAAAATAGTTTTTAGCTTTTTCGCATTACTTGCATTTGTGCCTATTAATGCACAAAGTGTAGCGGTTTGCGAAACCAAACTTCCTGTAGAATGGGTAAATCCTTTGATAGGCACAGATTCTGATTACGGCATCTCCAACGGAAATACTTATCCTGCGATTGCAATGCCTTGGGGAATGAATTTCTGGACGCCTCAAACCGGTAAAATGGGCGATGGATGGGCGTATACCTATAAATCAAACAGAATAAAAGGTTTCAAACAAACACATCAGCCTTCGCCGTGGATGAACGATTACGGTCAGTTTTCGATAATGCCGGTTACAGGTGAATTAAAATTTAAGGAAGAAGAGAGACAAAGCTGGTTTTCTCATAAAGCAGAAATCGTTACGCCTTATTATTACAGCGTTTATCTGGCAGATCATAATGTTACAACCGAAATTACGCCAACAGAAAGAGCAGCGAGATTTAGATTTACATTTCCCGAAACAGATAAAGCGTACATTGTTATTGATGCTTTTGATAAAGGATCTTACGTAAAAATAATTCCTTCTGAAAGAAAAATTATCGGGTATACTACAAAAAACAGTGGAGGTGTTCCGCTTAATTTCAAAAATTATTTTGTGATCATTTTCGATAAAGAATTGAAGTTAAATTCGACCTTCAACGGAGATGTTTTAGGAAATGCACTTGAAATGCAGGCAGATCACGCCGGCGCGGTAATTGGCTTTAAAACAAAAGCAGGCGAACAAGTAAACGCTCAGGTAGCTTCGTCATTTATAAGCTATGAACAAGCAGAAAGAAATCTCAAAGAAATAGGAAAAGACAACTTTGATGAACTTAAAGAAAAAGGAAAAGAAACCTGGAACAAAGAATTAAGCCGAATAAAAGTAGAAGGCGGAACAAACGACCAAATGGGAACTTTTTATTCCTGTTTGTACAGATCACTTCTTTTTCCGAGAAAGTTTTTTGAGTTCGACAAGAATAAAAAACCAGTTCATTACAGTCCTTACAACGGAAAAGTTTTGCCGGGTTATATGTTCGTAGATACTGGTTTCTGGGATACTTTTAGAGCTTTGTATCCATTTTTAAATTTAATGTATCCGGAATTAAATGCGCAAATGCAGGAAGGACTTTCTAATGCATTCAATGAAAGCGGATGGTTGCCGGAATGGTCGAGCCCGGGATTACGTGATATTATGGTGGGAAATAATTCGGCATCAATTGTATCCGAAGCGTATTTAAAAAGCGGAAAAGGAAATAAATACGACATCGAAAATTTATACAAAGCCGTAATTCATGGCGCTAATAATGCAGGGCCATTAAAAGCCGTAGGTCGCGCAGCAGCAGATTCATACAATACATTAGGTTATGTGCCGCATGATGTTGTAAACGAAAGTGCCGCCAGAACATTAGAATATGCCTATGATGATTTTGCGATTTATCAATTGGCGAAAGCCTTAAACAAACCGCAGTCAGAAATTGATTTATATAAAAAGCGAAGTCTCAATTATAAAAACCTTTTTGATCCGAAATACAATTTGATGCACCCAAAAAACAGTGACGGAAAATTCATGGAACCTTTTGATCCTTTTCAATGGTTTAACGGATTTACCGAAGGAAACAGCTGGCATTATTCATGGTCTGTTTTTCACGATATACAAGGTTTAATTGATTTGATGGGAGGAAATCAGTCATTTGTTTCCCAATTGGATAAAGTATTTTCGTCGCCTCCAATTTTTGCCACTTCAAATTTCACAGGAGGAGTGATTCACGAAATGCGGGAAATGCAAATTGCCAATATGGGGCAATATGCACACGGAAATCAGCCAATTCAGCACATGATTTATCTGTATAATTATGCCGCAGAACCCTGGAAAGCGCAATATTGGGTAAGAGAAACGATGAACAGAATGTATCATGCAACACCAGATGGATATTGTGGCGATGAAGATAACGGACAAACTTCGGCCTGGTATGTATTTTCTGCCTTAGGTTTTTATCCCGTTACTCCGGCCTCAGACCAATATGTTGTGGGAGCACCATTGTTTAAAAAAGTAACAATTGAATTGCAGAACGGAAATAAAGTAGAAATTAATGCTCCGGACAACAGTGATCAAAACAGATATATCAAAGAGATGAAATGGAATGGAAAAACGTATTCAAAAAACTGGATCAGCCATGCTGAATTGATGAACGGTGCAACATTAGATTTTGATATGTCGACAACACCAGATCTTAAAAGAGGAACCGGAAAAGAAGATGTTCCGTACTCATTAACAAACGAATAA
- a CDS encoding glycoside hydrolase family 125 protein: MQRRKFIQNAALFGSLALIDPMEIIAGTKMVKDFPIVRVAKGKRNFESDFIEKTITEFQKNVKDKELGWLFNNCFPNTLDTTVTYSQKNGRPDTYVITGDIDAMWLRDSSAQVWPYMAFAGKDTKLKNLIAGVINRQTEYILKDPYANAFYNDPNKKGEWTTDHTDMKPGVHERKYEIDSLCYPIRLAYNYWKNTGDTSPFDENWVKAIKATLKVFKDQQQKDGYNPYTFQRTTQFATDTRPLKGYGYPVKPVGLVCSAFRPSDDATVFSFLIPSNFFIVASMKQAAEMLETIKKDSATAKELRALGNEVEQAIQQHAVVKHPKYGNIFAFEVDGYGGHLLMDDSNVPSLLSLPYLEAIDVNDPTYQNTRKFVLSEDNPFFFKGKVAEGVGGPHVGMDMIWPMSLVMRAYTTSDQNEIKQCIKMLKASHGATGFMHESFHKDDAKNFTRSWFAWTNTLFGELLWDTYQKHPKLLEL, translated from the coding sequence ATGCAAAGAAGAAAATTTATCCAGAATGCTGCTTTATTTGGCAGTTTAGCACTTATCGATCCTATGGAAATAATTGCAGGAACTAAAATGGTAAAAGATTTCCCTATTGTAAGGGTTGCAAAAGGAAAAAGAAATTTTGAAAGTGATTTCATAGAAAAAACGATAACCGAATTTCAAAAGAATGTAAAAGATAAAGAATTAGGATGGCTGTTCAACAACTGTTTTCCTAATACGCTTGATACTACCGTAACCTATTCACAAAAAAACGGAAGACCGGATACTTATGTAATCACGGGAGATATTGATGCCATGTGGCTCAGAGACAGTTCTGCTCAGGTATGGCCGTATATGGCTTTTGCCGGTAAAGACACAAAATTAAAAAACCTGATTGCAGGTGTTATCAACAGGCAAACAGAATATATATTGAAAGATCCGTATGCGAATGCATTTTACAACGATCCGAATAAAAAAGGAGAGTGGACAACAGATCATACCGATATGAAACCCGGAGTTCACGAAAGAAAATACGAAATAGATTCCTTGTGCTACCCAATAAGACTGGCCTATAACTATTGGAAAAATACCGGAGATACTTCTCCGTTTGATGAAAATTGGGTAAAAGCAATAAAAGCCACATTAAAAGTATTCAAAGACCAGCAGCAAAAAGACGGTTACAATCCTTATACATTTCAAAGAACCACGCAATTTGCTACAGATACAAGACCATTAAAAGGATACGGATATCCGGTTAAACCAGTTGGTTTAGTGTGTTCGGCTTTTAGGCCAAGTGATGATGCAACGGTTTTTTCTTTCTTAATTCCTTCCAACTTTTTTATTGTAGCGAGTATGAAACAAGCTGCAGAAATGTTGGAAACCATTAAAAAAGACAGCGCTACAGCAAAAGAATTAAGAGCTTTGGGTAACGAAGTAGAGCAGGCAATACAACAACATGCCGTGGTGAAACATCCTAAATACGGAAACATTTTTGCTTTTGAAGTAGATGGTTATGGCGGTCATTTACTTATGGATGATTCCAATGTGCCAAGTTTGCTGAGCTTACCTTATTTAGAGGCTATTGATGTGAATGATCCGACGTATCAAAACACCAGAAAATTTGTGTTATCAGAAGATAATCCTTTTTTCTTTAAAGGAAAAGTAGCCGAAGGAGTTGGAGGACCGCACGTGGGTATGGATATGATCTGGCCAATGTCGTTAGTAATGAGAGCTTACACAACATCAGATCAAAATGAAATAAAACAATGTATCAAAATGTTGAAAGCATCGCATGGCGCCACCGGTTTTATGCACGAATCTTTTCATAAAGACGACGCTAAAAATTTCACAAGATCATGGTTTGCCTGGACCAATACATTATTTGGCGAATTATTGTGGGATACGTATCAAAAACATCCAAAATTACTGGAACTATAG
- a CDS encoding glycoside hydrolase family 2 protein, which produces MKNKITIILFLFVSLVSFAQWKPQGDKIKTKWAEQVDPNNTLPEYPRPIMERGQWKNLNGLWNYAIQPAGQTAPKGYDGKILVPFAVESSLSGVMKKVGSENELWYETNFTIASNWKSKDILLHFGAVDWKTEVWINNVKVGTHTGGFTPFTFNITPFLNGKSQKLVVKVWDPTSDGTQPRGKQVKNPESIWYTPVTGIWQTVWLEPVSKKYITNLRTTPDIDRNTITIVPEVEGSTPGDIVEITVFDGIKTIASEKGVAGQSLDIVLNNPKLWSPDSPFLYDIKVKLISGGKVTDEVKSYFAMRKISSKRDDKGIVRIQLNNKDCFQFGPLDQGWWPDGLYTAPTDEALKYDLVRTKELGFNMIRKHVKVEPARWYTHCDRMGFLVWQDMPNGDDGPIWQMHKYFEGTELKRTAQSEATYKKEWREIMDHLYSYPSIVVWVPFNEAWGQFKTVEITEWTKNHDPSRLVNSSSGGNHFQTGDMLDIHHYPEPNLKLYDARRITVLGEYGGIGLPVTGHLWQTDKNWGYTQFKNNDETTAKYKEYAEQLKTLSKVGFSAAVYTQTTDVEGEVNGFMTYDRKVDKMNFSEVSKINKEVINAINN; this is translated from the coding sequence ATGAAGAATAAAATCACAATTATACTTTTTCTTTTTGTAAGTCTTGTATCCTTTGCACAATGGAAACCACAAGGTGATAAAATAAAAACAAAATGGGCAGAACAGGTAGATCCCAACAATACGCTTCCTGAATATCCACGTCCGATAATGGAAAGAGGTCAATGGAAAAATCTTAATGGTTTATGGAACTATGCAATACAACCGGCAGGACAAACAGCGCCAAAAGGCTACGACGGAAAAATTCTCGTTCCTTTTGCTGTTGAATCAAGCCTTTCCGGAGTAATGAAAAAAGTAGGTTCAGAAAACGAATTATGGTATGAAACCAATTTTACAATCGCCAGCAACTGGAAAAGCAAAGATATTTTATTGCATTTTGGTGCAGTAGACTGGAAAACAGAAGTATGGATAAACAATGTGAAAGTAGGAACACATACCGGAGGATTTACGCCTTTTACCTTTAATATAACACCATTCTTAAACGGAAAATCGCAAAAATTAGTGGTAAAAGTATGGGACCCAACAAGTGACGGAACACAGCCAAGAGGAAAACAAGTTAAAAATCCTGAAAGTATCTGGTACACACCGGTAACAGGAATCTGGCAAACCGTTTGGTTAGAGCCGGTAAGCAAAAAATACATTACCAATTTAAGAACCACACCGGATATTGATCGCAACACGATTACTATCGTTCCGGAAGTTGAAGGAAGTACACCGGGAGATATTGTTGAAATTACAGTATTCGACGGTATCAAAACTATTGCATCAGAAAAAGGAGTAGCGGGTCAGTCTTTGGATATTGTACTGAATAATCCAAAATTATGGTCGCCTGATTCACCATTTTTATATGATATTAAAGTAAAATTAATTAGCGGCGGTAAAGTGACCGATGAAGTAAAAAGCTATTTTGCAATGCGTAAAATTTCTTCAAAAAGAGATGATAAAGGCATTGTGAGAATCCAGCTGAACAACAAAGATTGTTTTCAGTTTGGCCCTTTGGATCAGGGATGGTGGCCTGACGGATTGTATACCGCGCCAACAGACGAAGCTTTAAAATACGATCTTGTAAGAACTAAAGAATTAGGTTTTAATATGATCCGTAAACATGTAAAGGTTGAACCGGCAAGATGGTACACACATTGCGACAGAATGGGATTTTTAGTATGGCAGGATATGCCAAACGGAGATGATGGCCCAATCTGGCAAATGCACAAATATTTTGAAGGTACAGAACTAAAAAGAACAGCGCAATCTGAGGCGACATACAAAAAAGAATGGAGAGAGATTATGGATCACTTATATTCGTATCCAAGTATCGTAGTATGGGTTCCGTTTAATGAAGCGTGGGGACAATTTAAAACAGTTGAAATTACCGAATGGACCAAGAATCACGATCCAAGCAGATTGGTGAACTCATCAAGTGGAGGAAACCATTTTCAAACCGGAGATATGTTAGACATTCACCATTATCCTGAACCTAACTTAAAATTGTATGATGCACGCAGGATTACAGTTTTAGGAGAATACGGCGGAATTGGTCTTCCGGTTACAGGACATTTATGGCAAACAGATAAAAACTGGGGATACACTCAGTTCAAGAATAATGATGAAACCACAGCAAAATACAAAGAATACGCAGAACAGTTAAAAACATTATCTAAAGTAGGTTTTTCTGCAGCTGTTTATACCCAGACTACTGATGTCGAAGGCGAAGTAAATGGTTTTATGACCTACGATCGTAAAGTCGATAAAATGAATTTTTCTGAGGTTAGCAAAATAAACAAAGAAGTAATTAACGCTATTAATAATTAA
- a CDS encoding RagB/SusD family nutrient uptake outer membrane protein, giving the protein MKNILKHIKFIPVVLLLLVSCEDLDLAPENQFTDSNYWTSVDKAQTFLNTAYSQMQTSQYFFYNEALSDNAFNGRGDNAGAASIGAGIYDPSLGRIKDEWNNRYAGIKTCNLLLENIDRVPNADATVIARMKAEARFLRAFQHFQLTTWFGDIPLIKKDPSLTEATTVSRTSHAEVIAFILSELDAIIPALPKNTQYAAADRGKITVGAAVALKARVLLYEGKWDDVVKTVEPFIAMSYGTYSLFPSYEGLFQQQNEYNSEDILSLQYVPQFRMWGEFFDMAPLSAGARLNALAPTQELVDSYLMMNGKKINEAGSGYNENDPYINRDPRLTNTIVYDKYNWKEGDGSSHIIYIKPGTSVGNPTDEFVQGSSSTPTGYYTRKYYDTQHLTSLQSGLNLMLFRYADILLMYAEAKNELNQMTSAVWDQTIKPLRTRAGFTDAAALSFNSALGQTGLREVIRNERRTEFAMEGLRIFDIRRWKTAEDVLNGYAHGAKFGVSSVDNGYLRVNLRTFDPDKHYLWPIPRDERLINTNLSQNPNW; this is encoded by the coding sequence ATGAAAAATATACTTAAACACATAAAATTCATACCAGTTGTACTCTTACTATTGGTAAGCTGTGAAGATTTGGACCTTGCGCCTGAAAATCAATTTACAGATTCTAATTATTGGACAAGTGTAGATAAAGCCCAGACTTTTCTAAATACGGCTTATTCGCAAATGCAAACCAGTCAATATTTCTTTTATAATGAAGCGTTATCTGATAATGCTTTTAACGGAAGAGGAGATAATGCAGGAGCTGCATCAATCGGGGCCGGAATTTATGATCCTTCTTTAGGAAGAATAAAAGACGAATGGAATAACCGATATGCGGGTATTAAAACCTGTAATCTTTTATTAGAAAATATCGACCGTGTTCCTAATGCCGATGCAACTGTAATTGCGAGAATGAAAGCAGAAGCCCGTTTCCTGAGAGCTTTTCAACATTTTCAGTTAACAACTTGGTTTGGAGATATTCCTTTAATAAAGAAAGATCCTTCTCTTACAGAAGCAACAACGGTAAGCAGAACATCGCATGCAGAAGTTATTGCCTTTATTTTAAGCGAATTGGATGCTATAATTCCGGCATTACCAAAGAACACACAATATGCCGCTGCCGACAGAGGAAAAATTACTGTAGGTGCTGCTGTAGCGCTAAAAGCCAGAGTTCTTTTGTATGAAGGAAAATGGGATGATGTTGTAAAAACAGTAGAACCATTTATTGCAATGAGTTACGGAACATACAGTTTGTTTCCTTCTTACGAAGGTTTGTTTCAACAGCAAAATGAGTATAACAGCGAGGATATTTTAAGTTTACAATATGTACCACAATTTAGAATGTGGGGAGAATTTTTTGATATGGCTCCACTGTCTGCAGGTGCAAGGTTAAATGCTTTGGCTCCAACTCAGGAATTAGTAGACAGTTATCTAATGATGAACGGAAAAAAAATCAACGAAGCTGGATCAGGATACAACGAAAACGATCCTTATATCAATAGAGATCCAAGACTTACAAATACTATAGTTTACGATAAATACAATTGGAAAGAAGGAGACGGAAGTTCTCATATTATTTACATTAAACCAGGTACTTCAGTAGGAAACCCAACAGATGAATTTGTACAAGGATCATCATCAACTCCTACAGGATATTACACTCGTAAGTATTATGATACACAACATTTAACTTCTTTGCAGTCAGGTTTAAATCTAATGTTGTTTCGCTATGCCGATATATTGTTGATGTACGCAGAAGCTAAAAATGAGTTGAACCAAATGACAAGTGCCGTATGGGATCAAACCATTAAACCATTAAGAACCCGTGCAGGTTTTACAGATGCAGCAGCTTTATCTTTTAATAGTGCTTTAGGACAAACAGGACTTAGAGAAGTAATAAGAAATGAGCGTCGTACAGAATTTGCTATGGAAGGTTTAAGAATCTTTGATATTAGAAGATGGAAAACTGCCGAAGATGTTTTGAATGGTTATGCACACGGAGCAAAATTTGGTGTATCATCTGTAGACAATGGTTATTTAAGAGTGAACTTAAGAACTTTTGATCCTGATAAACATTATTTATGGCCAATACCAAGAGATGAGCGTTTGATTAATACTAATTTATCTCAAAATCCAAACTGGTAA